A stretch of Natator depressus isolate rNatDep1 chromosome 2, rNatDep2.hap1, whole genome shotgun sequence DNA encodes these proteins:
- the LOC141981895 gene encoding putative G-protein coupled receptor 141, whose product MSSFIESKREIYRTMPGETTTLLNASVSTPQAGTIHSDIARYILITIYTVAFIGGTIGAIAMSFLLVKMNTLSVTTAVIVNLVVLHCLVLLTVPFRLYYYISQKWIFGLAFCKAVSAMMHIHMYLTLLFYIITLVIRWLIFFQWKDKVEFYRKLHAVAASATVWIVALVIVLPLFSARYGRSGDYGNNTCFTFQQELKMESVKALNYVIIATVAAITGVLLGLQVFIILKVVKKLPGSVWSHQEFWAQIKSLMFISVIIICFLPYHLFRLYYIQHMKEKQLAIYNDICLSITAISTLDLLSFVISGSRFFKQKIIMLRDKLACC is encoded by the coding sequence ATGTCTTCTTTTATAGAGTCCAAAAGAGAGATTTACAGGACCATGCCTGGAGAGACTACAACCTTGCTGAATGCATCTGTGAGTACACCTCAGGCCGGTACCATTCATTCTGACATTGCACGTTACATATTGATTACTATATATACAGTAGCATTTATTGGAGGTACAATTGGAGCCATCGCAATGTCATTTTTGCTGGTTAAAATGAACACTCTGTCAGTGACCACGGCGGTGATCGTCAACCTCGTGGTGTTGCACTGCCTGGTTCTCCTGACTGTGCCGTTTCGGCTTTATTATTATATCAGTCAGAAGTGGATTTTTGGGCTGGCCTTTTGTAAAGCAGTGAGTGCTATGATGCACATCCACATGTACCTCACTCTTCTATTCTACATAATCACGCTCGTTATCCGGTGGCTCATTTTCTTTCAATGGAAGGACAAGGTGGAGTTCTACAGGAAGCTGCACGCTGTGGCTGCTAGTGCTACAGTGTGGATAGTGGCCCTTGTGATTGTGCTGCCCTTGTTCAGTGCTCGGTATGGGAGGTCTGGGGATTATGGAAATAACACATGTTTTACGTTCCAACAAGAACTCAAGATGGAGAGTGTGAAAGCACTGAACTATGTCATAATTGCCACCGTAGCTGCCATCACAGGTGTCCTCTTGGGCTTGCAAGTCTTCATCATTCTGAAGGTGGTGAAAAAGCTTCCAGGCTCTGTCTGGTCACATCAAGAATTCTGGGCCCAGATTAAAAGCCTGATGTTCATATCTGTGATAATTATTTGTTTCCTTCCATATCACCTCTTTAGGCTCTATTACATACAGCACATGAAAGAAAAACAACTAGCAATTTACAATGATATCTGTCTGAGTATAACTGCCATCAGCACTCTTGATTTGCTGTCATTTGTTATAAGCGGAAGCCGTTTCTTTAAGCAAAAGATTATTATGCTTCGAGACAAACTTGCATGCTGTTAG